The DNA window TCCGCTACCGTGTGCATCCCAACAATGACGCGGACCGGCGCGCCTACGAATTCGGTTACAACCAGGCTTATCAAGGCCACGGCACATACCAAGGTCGGCCCGGCCAGCGCGGGCCCACCGGCAATCGCCCATACGGCAACGATGTCCAGCGCCTGGCCTACGACAATGGTTTCAAGACTGGCTTGGATTACGGACGAGCGGACCGCAACAACGGCCACAGTAATCGTCCTACCTACAGCAGCACTTACCAGAATGGAACCAGCGGCTACAACTCTTCGATGGGCAGCGAGACGGCGTACAAAAACGCCTTCCGGGAGGGTTACAGAGCCGGTTACGCTGAGGGATACAACGCGGGCGGCCGCCGAAGGTAGTTGGTTTCTTCCGGATCGTTCCAGGCAATCGCGGGCAGCGGGAACTCTCGCCGCCCACGGTTGACTTTGATATGGGACCGCCGGTGTGCGCTTTAAAAAGAACTGGCGCGCCCGGAGAGATTCGAACTCCCGACCTATTGCTCCGGAGGCAATCGCTCTATCCAGCTGAGCTACGGGCGCGCGTTTTTGATTATACCGTGGCCATCCGGTTTCTGGCCGCCACAGCCTTTTCCGCTCGGTACCCCCTACTCGGTACTCGGTACTTGTTTTTCCTGGTTCTGCGCGAGCTTCTTGCGCGCCACCGCCGTTTCGCAATTACGCCGGAACGCGATCAGTTCGGCGACAATCGCCACCGCAATTTCTTCCGGAGTGACCGCCCCGATTTCCAGCCCGACCGGCGCATTGACGCGTTCAAACAGCGCCGCATCGAGCCCCTCGTTTTCCAGTTCCTTGTAGATGGAGATGGTCTTGCGGCGCGACCCGATCATGCCGATGTAGCGCGCCGGAGTCGTGACCGCCCAGCGCAGCACGCGCATATCGTCGCGGTGCCCGCGGGTGACGATCACGATGTAGGAATTCTCATTCGGCGCCAGCCGCGCGCAGGCCTGGTCGAAGTCCTCGGCGATGACGTCGCGCGCGTCGGGAAAGCGCTCGCGGTTGGCATAGCTCTCGCGGTCATCCACGATGACCACGTCGAACCCCGCGCCGCGCGCCACCTTGAACGTGTTGTAGGCAACGTGCCCGGCGCCAAACAGGTAAAGCACAGGGATGGGCAGTACCGGTTCGATGAACACCTCCAGCGTCCCGCCGCAAACCAGCCCGCTATCGTACTTCGGATTCTCGTTTAAGTTGAAGGTCAGGGTGCGCGGTTTTTCCTGCTCCATCACCTCGCGCGCCGCCTGCCAGACCTCGGCCTCGACGCAGCCGCCGCCGATCGTGCCCACGATCGAGCCGTCGTCGCGCACCAGCATTTTCGATGTCTGGAACGAGGGGATCGAGCCGCGGACGTTGGTGATGGTGGCCAGCGCGCCGCGCCGCCCCGCCTGCCGCAACCCCACGATCTCCTGGTAAATATCCATCGCGCATCGATTATGTTGGATGAACCGGGGCAAGTCAAAGTCACGGGTGCCCCCCATCCGCGTTCTTGGCAGATGTAGGTCTTTCCGCCCTCTGGCCTTCAGTTGAGCAAGAGAAGCGCCCCACGCCGCGTTTGATGTAAGCTCAGCCCTTATGCGTGGGGACGGCACCATCGTTCCGATCATCCTGGCCGCCGGCGCCTCCGACCTGGGGTTCCCCAAGGCGCTGGCCAGATTCGGCGGCAGAACCGCGCTGGAAATCGCGGTCGAAAACTGCGCCGCGCTGCAAGCCCCGGTTGTCGTGTTGGGTAGTGAGGCGGAGCGCGTGCGCGAATTCATCCCTGCCGGCGCGCGCGTCGTGGTCAACGCGAACTGGCGTGCGGGACAGATGTCGTCGCTGCAGGCAGCTCTTGCCGGGATCGCGCCCGGCGCCGATTTCATGCTCTACCCGGTGGATTATCCACTGCTCACGCGCCCGGTGATTGCGAAGCTGGCGGCGGCATTCCGCACGCGCTTAACCGGGCAAGCGATCGCGATACCGAGATGCAAGCGTCGCGGCGGACATCCGGTGATCTTTGCGTCGGAGCTGCGCGCGGAATTTGAACAATCGCAGACGGCGCGCGAAATCGTGTACCGCGATGCCGCGCGCGTCAGATCGGTGCCGGTCGCAACCGACGCCATCTGGCGCGATCTCGACAGCCCGGCTGCGTACCGCGCTCGCGTGCGGGAGTACGCCGCAGTCTCCAGTCGCCAGTCTCCAGTCGCCAGGACCTTTCGCCTGGAGACTGGCGACCGGCGACCGGCGACTCGCTTGAAAAGTCCCGAAGGGACGGCACGCCTCTCTTCCTATCTCGACGAGGTCCGCGCCGGCCTCCCGGTCACGCCCGAGCGGGCGCTGCACCTCA is part of the Terriglobia bacterium genome and encodes:
- a CDS encoding XdhC/CoxI family protein, with amino-acid sequence MDIYQEIVGLRQAGRRGALATITNVRGSIPSFQTSKMLVRDDGSIVGTIGGGCVEAEVWQAAREVMEQEKPRTLTFNLNENPKYDSGLVCGGTLEVFIEPVLPIPVLYLFGAGHVAYNTFKVARGAGFDVVIVDDRESYANRERFPDARDVIAEDFDQACARLAPNENSYIVIVTRGHRDDMRVLRWAVTTPARYIGMIGSRRKTISIYKELENEGLDAALFERVNAPVGLEIGAVTPEEIAVAIVAELIAFRRNCETAVARKKLAQNQEKQVPSTE